Proteins co-encoded in one Arachis hypogaea cultivar Tifrunner chromosome 11, arahy.Tifrunner.gnm2.J5K5, whole genome shotgun sequence genomic window:
- the LOC112722842 gene encoding acyl-CoA--sterol O-acyltransferase 1, whose protein sequence is MIEGEVNNFIMVWMVAAASFCYSHAVGKLVTNGGKARLVALFPAIVLLFLLPLRLTSAHLGAPSTFLLGWLSTFKLLLFAFHKGPLSSNPPLSLPYFLILASFPITFQHLKDPNPQTIPDPHNNKTRQRYRLGLMAILSACLLPLYGEKQDSFYPVFTLLLISLHMYVSMELVFGLASAAVTKLLHIKLDPHFDKPYLSTSLQDFWGRRWNIMVNRVLHPTVYDPVVRVSSHVVGRKWAPLPAVMATFAVSGLMHELVFYSFKREKPNSLERWEPSWDSLCFFLIHGACLTMEIGVKKKLGGRWRVPKAVSLPLTVAFVVSTGLWLFVPALARCGAFVKGKRESLAVVDYVRTLALT, encoded by the coding sequence ATGATAGAAGGAGAAGTCAACAACTTCATCATGGTATGGATGGTAGCAGCAGCCTCATTTTGCTACAGCCACGCTGTTGGGAAGCTAGTCACGAATGGCGGCAAAGCAAGGCTCGTGGCTCTGTTCCCAGCCAtagtcctcctcttcctcctcccccTCAGGCTCACCTCCGCCCACCTTGGAGCCCCCTCCACTTTCCTCCTTGGCTGGCTTTCCACCTTCAAGCTCCTCCTCTTTGCCTTCCACAAAGGCCCTCTATCTTCCAAtccccccctctctctcccttACTTTCTAATATTAGCTTCCTTCCCCATCACATTCCAACACCTAAAAGATCCAAACCCTCAAACGATTCCGGATCCCCACAACAACAAAACCCGCCAGAGATACCGATTAGGTCTCATGGCTATTCTATCTGCTTGTTTGCTTCCTCTCTACGGCGAAAAGCAAGATAGTTTCTACCCAGTCTTCACTTTGTTATTGATTAGTCTCCACATGTACGTTTCAATGGAGCTTGTTTTCGGACTCGCTTCCGCGGCGGTCACCAAGCTTCTACACATAAAGTTGGATCCTCATTTCGACAAGCCTTATCTGAGTACCTCGCTGCAAGATTTCTGGGGGAGAAGGTGGAACATCATGGTCAACCGTGTGCTGCACCCAACCGTATATGATCCCGTGGTGAGGGTGTCGAGCCACGTGGTGGGGCGGAAGTGGGCCCCATTACCCGCTGTCATGGCAACCTTTGCGGTGTCGGGGCTGATGCATGAGCTTGTGTTCTATAGCTTCAAGCGTGAGAAGCCAAATTCACTGGAGCGGTGGGAACCATCGTGGGACTCTCTGTGCTTCTTCCTCATACATGGGGCTTGTTTGACTATGGAGATTGGGGTCAAGAAGAAACTGGGAGGGAGGTGGCGGGTGCCAAAGGCGGTGTCGTTGCCGCTGACGGTGGCGTTCGTGGTTTCTACTGGGTTGTGGCTATTTGTGCCGGCGCTTGCAAGGTGTGGAGCGTTTGTGAAGGGCAAAAGAGAGTCACTTGCTGTCGTTGACTATGTGAGAACGCTTGCTCTTACATAA